The following are encoded in a window of Chloroflexota bacterium genomic DNA:
- a CDS encoding S53 family peptidase — translation MDVPRRVALASAAIAMIAAVLVDGSPSSPAVASNALHGRFNAPACPGPGGPHAASCHARFVSDQVGTPLTTSTYQSGLTPAQARKAYGFDQIAGTGAGQTIAIVDAYGSPTIANDLAVFSQQFGLPAANLTIAKPQGSRIPTDGGWALETSLDVEWAHAIAPDANILLVVAADNSFTNLFAAVQYANTHGAVAVSMSWGGSEFCGETTYDSYFTTPGVTYFASSGDSGHGVIYPSSSPNVVSVGGTTLSVTSDGSYVSESAWGGSGGGISAIEVPTSSFCPGGLATPSYQSGFQTFGAGRGTPDVAYDADPHTGFAVYDTTLYQGQRGWWVVGGTSAGAPQWAALAALAASSGVAPLYSFPSDYHDIATGSNGSCGPQCNAAPGYDLVTGLGSPKANLLIPALGGGGAATPTPSPTGSAASPTSTATSPTGSQTPTSTSTKLPAATSTATPTASSTSTRTPTAPPIPSSTPTRTATPTTGASGGGTATPTLSPTPCASRSCSAVTSTATPSGPTSTPTLASQPTATPTPASATTATWTPAAPSATPTSTETVAPIPSATPSPTRTLGTCTRRGC, via the coding sequence TTGGACGTACCGCGACGAGTTGCGCTGGCGAGCGCCGCGATCGCGATGATCGCCGCGGTGCTGGTCGATGGCTCCCCGTCGAGCCCGGCCGTCGCATCCAACGCGCTCCATGGCCGCTTCAACGCCCCCGCGTGCCCGGGGCCCGGCGGCCCGCACGCCGCGAGCTGCCATGCCCGTTTCGTGTCGGATCAGGTGGGAACGCCGCTCACCACGTCGACGTACCAGTCCGGGCTCACCCCCGCCCAGGCCAGAAAGGCGTACGGATTCGACCAGATCGCAGGCACCGGCGCAGGCCAGACCATCGCCATCGTCGACGCGTACGGGAGCCCGACGATCGCCAACGACCTGGCCGTCTTCAGTCAGCAGTTTGGCCTGCCGGCCGCCAACCTGACGATCGCAAAGCCGCAGGGCAGCCGCATTCCCACAGATGGCGGCTGGGCGCTCGAGACATCCCTTGACGTGGAGTGGGCGCATGCTATCGCCCCGGACGCCAACATCCTCCTCGTCGTAGCCGCCGACAACAGCTTCACCAATCTGTTCGCCGCTGTCCAATATGCGAACACCCACGGCGCTGTCGCCGTTTCCATGAGCTGGGGCGGGTCCGAGTTCTGCGGAGAAACCACCTACGACTCGTACTTCACAACCCCAGGCGTCACATACTTCGCGTCATCTGGGGACAGCGGACACGGCGTCATCTACCCGTCGTCCTCGCCGAACGTCGTGAGCGTGGGTGGCACGACGCTCAGCGTCACGTCCGATGGCTCGTACGTGTCCGAGTCGGCCTGGGGCGGCTCCGGTGGCGGCATCAGCGCGATCGAGGTGCCGACATCGAGTTTCTGCCCAGGGGGTTTGGCCACCCCATCGTACCAGTCCGGTTTCCAGACCTTCGGCGCGGGGCGCGGCACGCCGGACGTCGCGTACGACGCCGATCCGCACACCGGATTCGCCGTGTACGACACCACGCTGTACCAGGGCCAGAGGGGTTGGTGGGTCGTCGGCGGGACGAGCGCGGGAGCGCCCCAGTGGGCGGCCCTCGCGGCCCTTGCCGCGTCGAGTGGCGTTGCCCCGCTCTACTCCTTCCCCTCGGACTACCACGACATCGCGACCGGCTCGAACGGGAGCTGCGGCCCCCAATGCAACGCCGCACCGGGGTACGACCTCGTCACGGGGCTCGGAAGCCCGAAGGCGAACCTCCTGATCCCGGCGCTCGGGGGCGGAGGCGCCGCCACACCCACCCCATCCCCCACCGGGTCGGCCGCGAGTCCAACGTCGACGGCCACCAGTCCCACGGGGAGCCAGACGCCGACCAGCACGTCGACGAAGCTGCCCGCCGCGACATCCACCGCGACCCCGACCGCGTCGTCGACCAGCACTCGAACACCGACGGCCCCGCCGATCCCCTCGTCGACGCCGACGCGAACGGCAACGCCGACCACTGGAGCATCGGGCGGCGGGACCGCGACGCCGACCCTCAGCCCCACGCCGTGCGCCTCCCGGAGCTGTTCGGCCGTGACGTCCACGGCGACGCCCTCAGGCCCAACGTCGACGCCGACCCTCGCGAGCCAGCCGACGGCGACCCCAACGCCAGCGAGCGCGACGACCGCGACCTGGACCCCGGCTGCGCCCTCGGCGACGCCGACGTCAACCGAAACCGTCGCACCAATCCCGAGCGCTACGCCGAGTCCGACCCGCACGCTCGGGACGTGTACCAGGCGCGGCTGTTGA
- a CDS encoding extradiol ring-cleavage dioxygenase — translation MGEILGVGCSHGPHIQFLDEDMANVLRRTLRSESTPAELKDPANWPAEMRAEWGDDGGIRAAQTHRATLMAGYRAARAAIDEFRPDFVLIFGDDQYENFRLDIIPPFCVYALAEMPAEPFKPSAGLGASANIWNKPTDTVITVPGHREAAMEITERLVHRGFDVACAFEFNHAESLNHAFTRTVVYLDMDLQGFNYPIIPFHVNCYGSNLRVREKDRPAGPFAPPPSPPAWRCYDLGKEIAGIISASPWRAVVIGSSSWSHATLTRKHHYLYPDVEADRARLAEIRSGDLRVWRDLTPEEILNSGQHEILNWVCLAGAMEGRTPRILSYAETYLFNSSKAVVVFPPS, via the coding sequence ATGGGCGAAATTCTCGGCGTGGGCTGCTCCCACGGGCCGCACATACAGTTCCTCGATGAGGACATGGCGAACGTCCTCCGTCGGACGTTGAGGAGCGAGAGCACCCCCGCCGAGCTGAAGGACCCCGCCAATTGGCCTGCGGAAATGCGCGCCGAGTGGGGCGACGACGGCGGGATCCGCGCTGCGCAAACCCATCGCGCCACGTTGATGGCTGGCTACCGCGCCGCTCGGGCCGCCATCGACGAATTCCGTCCCGATTTCGTCCTGATTTTCGGGGACGACCAGTACGAGAACTTTCGACTGGACATCATCCCGCCATTCTGCGTCTACGCGCTGGCCGAGATGCCGGCGGAGCCCTTCAAGCCGAGCGCCGGCCTCGGCGCCTCGGCAAACATCTGGAACAAGCCCACGGACACGGTCATCACCGTGCCCGGCCACCGCGAGGCCGCCATGGAGATCACCGAGCGCCTGGTCCACCGTGGGTTCGACGTCGCGTGCGCTTTCGAGTTCAACCACGCCGAGAGCCTGAACCACGCCTTCACGCGAACGGTCGTGTATCTCGACATGGACCTCCAGGGCTTCAACTACCCGATTATCCCGTTCCACGTGAACTGCTACGGATCGAACCTCCGCGTGCGGGAGAAGGACCGACCCGCTGGCCCGTTCGCGCCTCCCCCGTCACCTCCCGCCTGGCGCTGTTACGACCTGGGGAAGGAGATCGCGGGCATCATCTCGGCGAGTCCTTGGCGCGCCGTGGTGATCGGATCGTCCAGTTGGTCCCACGCCACGCTCACCCGCAAACACCACTACCTCTATCCTGACGTCGAGGCGGACCGCGCCCGGCTGGCGGAGATCAGAAGTGGCGATTTGCGCGTGTGGCGCGATCTGACGCCCGAGGAGATCCTGAACAGCGGCCAGCACGAAATCCTGAACTGGGTATGCCTGGCCGGCGCGATGGAGGGCCGCACGCCGCGGATCCTCTCCTATGCCGAGACCTATCTGTTCAACTCCAGCAAAGCCGTCGTCGTCTTCCCGCCGTCGTAG
- a CDS encoding MaoC family dehydratase N-terminal domain-containing protein, producing the protein MEKDPAETHRDQLRESKHPGELLGVSPPSRFALDGIEEELQRLGNHDQHGDLVLLDASDEHRAVAPLLVSQLTTELVPEPRACQAAGLGYTCHRAALPRMGTEEEMQDTASKGSVTLADLEPWLGRESEFEGLEEVSRNDIRRKLEVYCFDCPLHYDDAVAQAHGYRMIVAPLAMTPLWALPPYWVPGEPPPFAPGRPERNGSRHSAVPSPFSKGFNAASEWESFEPLYPGDRLRVVTKLVKIDPKETRVGNGAFLTHETGIYKRTGELVLVSRSTQYRYDPHEERVQEARSAPVEQPPTTMQPQESSPDVDWSRQTYFEDVAVGQEIPPYHIWLNYQRIVMSVAADRMFGSIHHNRELARAAGLDDIIFNTRGYEMVFEITLRRWMGLDGRIKKMGPFRMVKNSHPGDTLTGRARVVDKELRDGAGIVQLEIGVDNPRAEAARGSATVALPLRSR; encoded by the coding sequence ATGGAAAAGGATCCGGCGGAGACGCACCGGGATCAACTCCGCGAGTCGAAACATCCGGGCGAGCTGCTCGGCGTCTCCCCTCCGTCGCGCTTCGCGCTCGATGGCATTGAGGAGGAGCTGCAGCGCCTGGGGAACCACGACCAACATGGTGATCTGGTTCTCCTCGATGCCTCGGACGAGCATCGCGCGGTCGCCCCCTTGCTGGTGTCCCAGCTGACGACGGAGCTTGTCCCGGAGCCGCGCGCCTGTCAAGCGGCCGGCCTTGGGTATACTTGCCACCGCGCCGCGCTTCCTCGAATGGGAACGGAGGAGGAGATGCAGGATACCGCATCGAAGGGATCTGTCACGCTCGCGGACCTCGAGCCGTGGCTCGGGCGGGAGTCGGAGTTCGAAGGTCTCGAGGAGGTCTCTCGCAACGACATCCGACGGAAGCTCGAGGTCTACTGCTTCGACTGCCCCCTCCACTACGACGACGCGGTGGCTCAAGCGCACGGTTATCGCATGATCGTCGCGCCGCTCGCGATGACGCCGCTTTGGGCACTGCCGCCTTACTGGGTGCCGGGCGAGCCGCCCCCCTTTGCTCCCGGCCGGCCGGAGCGAAACGGATCGCGCCACTCTGCCGTGCCGTCGCCTTTTTCAAAGGGCTTCAACGCGGCGAGCGAATGGGAGAGCTTCGAACCGCTCTATCCCGGAGACCGCCTCCGCGTCGTGACGAAGCTCGTAAAGATCGATCCGAAGGAGACGCGCGTTGGAAACGGCGCCTTCTTGACCCACGAGACCGGCATCTACAAGCGGACCGGCGAGTTGGTGCTCGTTAGCCGCAGCACCCAGTATCGGTATGACCCCCATGAGGAACGGGTCCAGGAAGCGCGCTCCGCTCCGGTGGAGCAGCCGCCGACCACCATGCAGCCCCAGGAGAGTAGCCCCGACGTCGACTGGTCGCGCCAGACGTACTTTGAGGACGTCGCCGTCGGACAGGAGATCCCCCCGTATCATATCTGGCTGAATTACCAGCGGATCGTGATGAGCGTCGCCGCGGACCGCATGTTCGGCTCGATCCACCACAATCGCGAGCTCGCCCGGGCGGCCGGGCTGGACGACATCATCTTCAACACGCGCGGCTATGAGATGGTCTTCGAGATCACTCTCCGCCGATGGATGGGCCTCGACGGGCGCATCAAGAAGATGGGGCCGTTTCGGATGGTGAAAAACAGCCATCCGGGCGACACGCTGACCGGCCGCGCCCGCGTCGTCGATAAAGAGCTGCGCGACGGCGCGGGGATCGTGCAGCTCGAGATCGGAGTAGACAATCCCCGGGCGGAGGCGGCGCGCGGATCCGCGACAGTGGCGCTCCCGCTTCGATCCCGATAA
- a CDS encoding dienelactone hydrolase family protein — protein MYQATTREVRFPGGGGEQQAWISTPTAPGRYPAIIMFHGRNGVNDPFKHVGVRYAEEGIVGMAVDYFTQSDNPTNVESVETIRGAMQVLRNEPSVDPDRIVMSGYCKGGGLTYLGLANVPGFAAGVVYHGGLFVPEKSAGFPENPADAALRIDVPFIILHGMSDPGVKIEYVYDLARKLNEMGKHFELKAYWGTRHAFTLPGGNDYVPEHAEDAFREAVQFIRRTFGLPVGTVDPLFLQPAGV, from the coding sequence GTGTACCAAGCGACGACGCGCGAGGTCCGATTCCCGGGCGGGGGCGGCGAGCAGCAGGCGTGGATCTCGACGCCCACGGCGCCCGGTCGCTATCCGGCAATCATCATGTTCCACGGCCGAAACGGTGTGAACGATCCGTTCAAGCACGTGGGCGTGCGCTATGCCGAGGAGGGGATCGTCGGCATGGCCGTCGACTACTTCACCCAATCTGACAATCCCACCAATGTGGAAAGCGTCGAGACGATCCGTGGCGCCATGCAAGTCCTGCGCAACGAGCCGTCGGTCGATCCGGACCGTATCGTCATGAGCGGCTACTGCAAGGGCGGGGGGCTCACCTATCTCGGCCTCGCGAACGTCCCGGGCTTCGCCGCCGGTGTCGTGTATCACGGCGGGCTGTTCGTGCCGGAGAAAAGCGCCGGCTTTCCGGAGAACCCGGCGGATGCAGCCCTGCGAATCGACGTACCGTTCATCATCCTGCACGGGATGTCGGACCCGGGCGTGAAGATCGAATACGTATACGATCTCGCGCGCAAGCTCAATGAGATGGGCAAGCACTTCGAGCTAAAGGCGTACTGGGGGACACGGCACGCCTTCACTCTGCCGGGCGGCAACGACTACGTCCCCGAGCACGCGGAGGACGCCTTCCGCGAAGCTGTGCAGTTCATCCGGCGAACGTTCGGCTTGCCGGTCGGGACCGTTGACCCCCTGTTCCTGCAGCCGGCTGGCGTCTAA
- a CDS encoding DUF1330 domain-containing protein gives MAANDCAPPRVIRSVQQYHGGYTVAGYVIAQPIEILDPAAMDEYRKGLAPTLEQYGGKTIIRGGRVEVREGDWSAKPFIVIEFPSFERAKEWYESAEYAGPKKIRHSAARTNLALVEGV, from the coding sequence GTGGCAGCCAACGACTGCGCTCCGCCGCGCGTGATACGATCCGTCCAGCAATACCATGGAGGGTACACGGTGGCCGGTTACGTCATTGCCCAGCCAATTGAGATTCTCGACCCTGCAGCGATGGATGAGTATCGAAAGGGCCTCGCGCCCACCCTCGAGCAGTACGGCGGGAAGACGATTATCCGCGGTGGTCGGGTCGAAGTTCGCGAAGGCGACTGGTCGGCAAAGCCCTTCATCGTCATCGAGTTTCCGAGCTTCGAGCGGGCGAAGGAGTGGTACGAATCGGCCGAGTACGCCGGTCCGAAGAAGATCCGTCACTCCGCGGCGCGGACCAACCTGGCGCTTGTGGAAGGCGTGTAG
- a CDS encoding Rieske 2Fe-2S domain-containing protein — protein sequence MLSKEDNELVCRVGPGTPGGALLRRYWLPALLVTELPGPDCDPIRVRLLGEDLVAFRDTEGRIGLVGAHCPHRGASLFFGRNEENGLRCVYHGWKFDVTGRCVDMPNEPPESSFKDKIKHTSYPCVEQAGVVWTYMGPPERRPPMLNLEWMRLPAGHRWVSKTYERCNWLQALEGGIDTSHSSFLHSRAHNVAIDKSELRARARNPRLEVLDTDYGFTYAGIRHLADEGKNYVRVYQFVLPFHQMRAEGQGIRPDPQIDGHMWIPIDDEHTWVFNWAYRRDCGPIPEERWLDQEHRMGRGPEDLLPGFRLKQNIENDYLIDRALQRSGENYSGIPGVNTQDYAVQEGMGPIYDRTQEHLGTSDLAIIAARRMLLQSIRDLQAGREPAAPFADPSHVRPAEMVLPEGARWQDLMRDELLAKA from the coding sequence ATGCTGAGCAAAGAAGACAATGAGCTGGTCTGCCGGGTTGGACCGGGAACTCCCGGCGGCGCGTTGCTGCGTCGCTACTGGCTGCCGGCCCTGCTGGTCACGGAGCTGCCCGGGCCCGACTGCGACCCAATCCGCGTGCGCCTCCTCGGCGAGGACCTGGTGGCGTTCCGAGACACAGAGGGGCGCATCGGGCTCGTTGGCGCCCACTGTCCCCATCGTGGCGCGTCGCTCTTTTTCGGCCGCAACGAAGAGAACGGGCTACGCTGCGTGTACCACGGATGGAAGTTCGACGTGACGGGCCGGTGCGTCGACATGCCCAACGAGCCGCCCGAGAGCAGCTTCAAAGACAAGATCAAGCACACGTCGTATCCATGCGTCGAGCAGGCCGGTGTGGTGTGGACGTACATGGGTCCGCCAGAGCGCAGACCGCCCATGCTGAACCTCGAGTGGATGCGCCTACCCGCGGGGCATCGGTGGGTCTCAAAGACGTACGAGCGCTGCAACTGGCTCCAGGCCCTCGAGGGCGGGATCGACACGTCCCACTCCTCGTTCCTTCATAGCCGCGCGCACAATGTCGCCATCGACAAGTCTGAGCTTCGCGCACGGGCGCGCAATCCGCGGCTCGAGGTGCTGGACACCGACTACGGCTTCACCTACGCGGGCATTCGCCATCTGGCGGATGAGGGGAAGAACTACGTGCGCGTGTATCAATTCGTCCTGCCGTTCCACCAGATGCGCGCGGAGGGCCAGGGTATCCGCCCCGACCCACAAATCGACGGCCATATGTGGATCCCCATCGACGACGAGCACACGTGGGTGTTCAACTGGGCGTACCGACGCGATTGTGGCCCGATCCCCGAGGAGCGGTGGCTCGACCAAGAGCATCGGATGGGCAGGGGACCCGAGGACCTGCTTCCCGGCTTTCGGCTCAAGCAGAACATAGAGAACGACTACCTGATCGACCGGGCGCTGCAGCGGTCCGGCGAGAACTACTCAGGAATCCCCGGCGTCAACACCCAGGACTACGCGGTGCAAGAGGGGATGGGTCCAATCTACGACCGAACGCAAGAGCACCTGGGAACCTCGGACCTCGCCATCATCGCCGCGCGTCGGATGCTGCTCCAGTCCATTCGCGATCTCCAGGCGGGCCGTGAGCCGGCTGCGCCCTTCGCGGACCCGTCCCACGTGCGCCCGGCGGAGATGGTCCTCCCGGAAGGTGCGCGCTGGCAGGACCTGATGCGGGACGAGCTGCTCGCAAAAGCGTAG
- a CDS encoding Ig-like domain-containing protein, whose amino-acid sequence MRNNQTAIRRIRARLHTPWSDGRIPRIAQKLAALISTSLIFAVGPLHAEAQGQTTPASQVQISVDTPTDGDRVGNGTPLNVGGWAADPAGPGTGVDRVIIYLDEEMGAGSTPPLGTADYGAPRPDVAIVLGNSAFAYSGFNFTWTPTSLVPGPHTLYVYAHSPVDGWSHATVTVLLEGRVASSLTGPGVAPMRPCFGPQSGCPAPPYPPPYPPGSPCILIFPPPPGC is encoded by the coding sequence ATGCGGAATAACCAAACGGCTATTCGTCGAATCCGCGCGCGCCTCCACACCCCTTGGAGTGACGGGAGGATACCGCGGATCGCACAGAAGCTCGCTGCCCTCATCTCGACCTCCCTGATCTTCGCGGTTGGGCCGCTCCATGCGGAAGCGCAGGGGCAGACCACCCCGGCGTCGCAGGTGCAAATCAGCGTCGACACGCCGACAGATGGCGATCGAGTCGGTAACGGCACTCCGCTGAATGTGGGCGGATGGGCTGCCGATCCCGCCGGCCCGGGGACCGGCGTGGACCGAGTGATCATCTACCTCGACGAGGAGATGGGCGCCGGAAGCACGCCGCCTCTGGGCACTGCCGACTATGGCGCCCCCCGGCCCGACGTCGCCATCGTTCTCGGCAACTCGGCCTTCGCATATTCGGGCTTCAATTTCACCTGGACGCCCACAAGCTTGGTCCCGGGCCCGCACACGCTCTATGTGTACGCGCACTCGCCCGTGGACGGATGGTCGCACGCCACGGTCACCGTGCTCCTGGAGGGGCGCGTCGCGTCGTCGCTGACAGGGCCCGGGGTGGCGCCGATGCGACCATGCTTCGGGCCCCAGAGCGGCTGTCCGGCCCCCCCATACCCACCACCGTATCCGCCTGGCTCTCCCTGCATTCTGATCTTCCCACCGCCGCCCGGCTGCTAG
- a CDS encoding 1-acyl-sn-glycerol-3-phosphate acyltransferase: protein MSKSGNVRGSLDSMGRLFDLDWSVLLFPEGELFEGGPLRPFMAGTGLTAVECRVPVVPVWVEVERRSFVQGGRCSVRGAFTVRIGEPVTFDVRTSYPEATARIEAAVRALAGAADG from the coding sequence CTGTCGAAATCCGGCAACGTGCGAGGCAGCCTCGACTCTATGGGGAGGCTCTTCGACCTCGACTGGTCAGTCCTCCTCTTCCCGGAGGGGGAGCTCTTCGAGGGCGGGCCGCTCCGGCCGTTCATGGCGGGCACCGGCCTCACGGCCGTCGAATGTCGCGTTCCGGTGGTGCCCGTCTGGGTGGAGGTCGAGCGCCGAAGCTTTGTTCAGGGCGGCCGGTGTTCTGTGCGCGGCGCCTTCACCGTGCGGATCGGCGAACCGGTAACCTTCGATGTCCGCACGTCATACCCAGAGGCAACGGCGCGAATCGAAGCGGCGGTGCGGGCTCTCGCCGGCGCCGCTGATGGATAG
- a CDS encoding thioredoxin family protein — MAVTRERFQQGMSYAEAKERMTRNRPNIERIEGLISLTDADLAPWRALPEKFNVLVLVIDPCPDVYTNLPIIQRIADATGKLDVRILMRDDNKDVMAEFMNGPYESVPVIAFYDQAMNLRSVFIERPKSVTTLREQKTREIQQANPEFGPVGRSPADMPEDVRARYQAAINEMRAATTDYYIRESLAEFGQIARELASAPSGAPQWRGNLVAAATA, encoded by the coding sequence ATGGCTGTTACTCGGGAACGCTTCCAGCAGGGCATGAGCTATGCCGAGGCCAAGGAGCGCATGACGCGGAACCGTCCGAACATCGAGCGGATCGAAGGTCTGATTTCACTGACCGACGCGGATCTTGCCCCCTGGCGCGCTCTCCCCGAGAAGTTCAACGTTCTGGTTCTGGTGATCGATCCCTGTCCGGACGTATACACGAATCTGCCGATCATCCAGCGCATCGCCGATGCGACCGGCAAGCTGGACGTGCGGATCCTGATGCGCGACGACAACAAGGATGTCATGGCGGAGTTCATGAACGGTCCGTACGAGTCCGTCCCGGTCATCGCCTTCTACGACCAGGCGATGAATCTCCGGTCGGTGTTCATCGAGCGCCCCAAGAGCGTGACGACGCTGCGCGAGCAAAAGACGCGGGAGATTCAGCAGGCGAACCCCGAGTTCGGACCGGTCGGACGGAGCCCCGCGGATATGCCCGAAGACGTTCGGGCCCGCTACCAGGCGGCCATCAACGAGATGCGGGCGGCGACCACCGACTACTACATCCGAGAGTCCCTCGCGGAGTTCGGACAGATCGCGCGCGAGCTCGCCAGCGCCCCCAGCGGCGCGCCGCAGTGGCGCGGCAATCTCGTCGCCGCGGCCACCGCGTAG
- a CDS encoding Rieske 2Fe-2S domain-containing protein: MLSKEDNQLLTRVGPGTPMGDLLRQYWIPVVLSEELMEPDGAPMRVRLLGEDLILFRDTSGRPGLLADHCPHRGASLFFGRNEEDGLRCVYHGWKFDVTGRCVDMPNEPPESNFKDKVRQRAYPCREHGGMIWAYMGPRANPPELPRVEWAFVPPEQRNLSPVLRECNWVQALEGDIDTAHLYFLHARLNPDEERGPQNDQGVFHEDRHPRLFLTDTPYGLMYGAQRDEGPDHYYWRITQFMFPFHTFFPPGGFVGVPGHIWVPIDDNNTMAWSVAWNPIDPIVLRAGGQGANGVGFLPS; this comes from the coding sequence ATGCTGAGCAAGGAAGACAATCAGCTGTTGACTCGCGTCGGTCCGGGCACGCCGATGGGAGACCTGCTTCGCCAGTACTGGATTCCCGTTGTTCTGTCCGAAGAGCTGATGGAGCCCGATGGAGCGCCGATGCGGGTGCGCCTGCTGGGCGAGGACCTTATCCTGTTTCGCGACACATCAGGACGGCCGGGCCTCCTCGCTGACCACTGCCCCCACCGCGGAGCGTCGCTGTTTTTCGGCCGCAACGAAGAGGACGGGCTACGCTGCGTGTACCACGGATGGAAGTTCGACGTGACAGGCCGGTGCGTCGACATGCCGAACGAGCCGCCCGAGAGCAACTTCAAGGATAAGGTGCGCCAGCGCGCATATCCCTGCCGCGAGCACGGCGGGATGATCTGGGCCTATATGGGGCCTCGGGCGAATCCCCCCGAGCTGCCGCGCGTCGAATGGGCGTTCGTGCCGCCCGAGCAGCGGAATCTGTCGCCCGTCCTGCGGGAATGTAACTGGGTGCAGGCGCTGGAAGGCGATATCGACACCGCGCACCTCTATTTTCTTCACGCCCGTTTGAATCCCGACGAAGAGCGCGGCCCTCAAAACGACCAGGGTGTTTTTCACGAGGACCGGCACCCGCGCCTCTTCCTCACCGACACCCCTTATGGCTTGATGTATGGGGCGCAGCGGGACGAAGGGCCCGACCATTACTACTGGCGCATCACCCAGTTCATGTTCCCGTTTCACACCTTCTTCCCCCCGGGCGGCTTCGTGGGCGTTCCCGGCCACATCTGGGTCCCCATCGACGACAACAACACGATGGCGTGGTCGGTGGCGTGGAACCCGATAGATCCGATCGTGCTGCGCGCGGGCGGACAGGGCGCGAACGGCGTCGGGTTCCTGCCCTCCA